Genomic segment of Methanolobus mangrovi:
TCACTGCCGTAAAAATCTCCGCCGGTCATGCTGGCTACATGGGATTTGGAATCGAACTTCCATTCTCCCATGGAATGGGGATGTTTTTTCGCATAATTTTTTACAGCTTTGGGAGCTCTGCGGTCAGAATTCCCTTCTCTAAGTACCGGGTTAACAGCACTGCCCTTGACAATATCGAATTTAGCTTTGATCGCCTTTTCTTCATCATTAGAAGGATTTTCGGGATAATCGGGCAGATCATATCCCTTAGCCTGGAGTTCTGCGACTGTGGCTTTGATCTGGGGAACTGAAGCACTGATATTGGGTAGTTTGATAATGTTGGCTTCAGGAGTTAAGACCATCTCTCCTAATTCGGAAAGGGCATCGGAAATCTTCTGGTCCTCTGTCAGTCTTTCGGGAAACTGGGCAATGATCCTTCCCGCCAGGGAGATATCCCTCGTTTCCATAGTGATCCCGGCGTTTTTCACATAAGCCTGTAAAATAGGCAGGAGCGAACTAGTTGCCAAAGCCGGAGCTTCATCGGTTTTCGTATAAATGATTGTCGATTTCTGTGCCATGTTAACCCTTTTCTCTGTAAATTAATATTGCTCAAAATCAATACGTTTTTTAACAAATTGTAATTTGACAGGAATCGTAAATTATAATATGAAAATTCAAATCGCTTTATTGACGACGACATCATATATATTTCATACCCAGAAAGCAAACATGGGTACTAAAAAAATTGAAAGTTTATTCCTTACAATAAAGACCCATGACCTTTGCAAGGTTCAATAGTCTCAGGATGGTCACTGCGATAACAAAAGCAAATCCAAGTATCACAATTACCAGGATAGCAGCCCTCTCCATGGAAATATCCGTATTCAGCAGCATGAAAGAAGTAATGGATACAATCATCAACTGACCAAGCAACGAAAGCAGACTGAGCCATACTTCCTTCCTTGTCAAAAAGGGCTTCAAGTTCATAGGCCTGTATTGATGTTACGGTCATTTATAGCTATTCACGGTCAACAATGGTCATCCGAATCATATGGCATTACAATTTTAGGTAAGTAACAACATACAGAACAGCATGAAACAGAGTTTCCCCATAACGGACGAGCACATGCACATTGACCCAAGGGCAAAAGGTCTCAAAGCTGTAAAGGAGTTCCAGAACACAGGCGGAACACATATTTTTCTTGTTATGAAACCAAGCTGGACCCTTGGTATAAAGGTCACGAAGCCTGAAGACCAGATCGCAGTCTTTGAAGAAACCGTTAACATCTCACGCCAGATCAATGAAACAGGCGTTACATCATTCCCGGTTCTGGGAGTGCATCCGGCAGAGATTTCAAAGCTAACCGAATACATGGAACTTCAAAAAGCTGTTGAAACCATGAAGGGTGGACTGGACATTGCGGCGGACTATGTGAAAAGAGGACTTGCTGTGGGACTTAAGAGCGGAAGACCGCATTACCCGGTAAGCCCTGAAGTGTGGAATGCTTCAAATGAGGTTATGGAATATGCATTCACGCTGGCCGCTGACCTTGACTGTGCCGTACAGTTACACACAGAAAATGTAGGGGAGCCGGAACTTATCGACATAACAGAACGGGCAAAAAAGACCGGCATCAAACTGCACAAAGTGGTCAAACATTACGCACCGCCACTTGTTGATATTTGTGAACGCCTGGGCATATTCCCCGGAGTGCTGGCAGGCAAAGATGCCATTGAGGAAGCACTGCAACAGGGTACGCGGTTCATGATGGAAACCGATTATATAGATGACCCCGAAAG
This window contains:
- a CDS encoding TatD family hydrolase: MKQSFPITDEHMHIDPRAKGLKAVKEFQNTGGTHIFLVMKPSWTLGIKVTKPEDQIAVFEETVNISRQINETGVTSFPVLGVHPAEISKLTEYMELQKAVETMKGGLDIAADYVKRGLAVGLKSGRPHYPVSPEVWNASNEVMEYAFTLAADLDCAVQLHTENVGEPELIDITERAKKTGIKLHKVVKHYAPPLVDICERLGIFPGVLAGKDAIEEALQQGTRFMMETDYIDDPERPGAVLGPKTIPRKTLKLVEQFGEEPFWKIHKENPEKVYDVDIEL